From one Parambassis ranga chromosome 5, fParRan2.1, whole genome shotgun sequence genomic stretch:
- the elf3 gene encoding ETS-related transcription factor Elf-3 isoform X1 gives MSSTCLSSVLTRANLTMYQTGLPDVLPSQPNVLPSINTMQLSNPAYSSGLTATTGATSVSTVHSRQMYRQLNPHCWAAHHVLEWISDHVESTKFDATTLNLDLCVMDGPTLCQINRDQMIEVFGPQLGPHLHQSLQDHKTKYELQTLSGPELDETCQLLDHFWSNLNFPLLSTIVIGQGDEVSKRELDYQDDYDLTSLTMDAMTPMGDPGYLSDNQSEYSSSSNSGMFSFANVSSPESGSSESEPEFSYPVISKMNVKTENGESRLKRPRGRPPKVSRDHNSSFYDNPKKNKHAPRGTHLWEFIRDILIHPEKNQGLMKWEDRREGIFKFLKSEAVAQMWGQKKKNSSMTYEKLSRAMRYYYKREILERVDGRRLVYKFGKNSSGWKTEEIGMAM, from the exons ATGTCATCAACGTGCCTCAGCAGTGTCCTGACTCGTGCCAACCTCACCATGTATCAGACTGGCCTGCCGGATGTTCTGCCATCGCAGCCCAATGTGCTGCCCAGCATCAACACCATGCAGCTCAGCAACCCTGCATACAGCTCCGGTCTAACAG CAACCACAGGGGCTACCAGTGTTTCGACAGTCCACAGTAGGCAAATGTACAGGCAGCTTAACCCTCACTGCTGGGCAGCCCACCATGTTCTGGAGTGGATCAGTGACCATGTGGAGAGCACCAAGTTTGATGCAACTACCCTGAATTTGGACTTGTGTGTCATGGATGGCCCCACACTCTGTCAGATAAACCGTGACCAGATGATAGAGGTCTTTGGCCCACAGCTTGGCCCACACCTCCACCAGAGCCTACAAGACCACAAGACCAAATATG AGCTGCAGACCCTTTCAGGACCAGAACTAGATGAAACCTGTCAGCTTCTGGACCACTTCTGGAGCAACCTAAATTTTCCCTTGCTCAGCACCATTGTAATTGGTCaag GTGATGAAGTCAGTAAGAGAGAGTTAGACTACCAGGATGATTATGATCTGACTAGTCTGACCATGGATGCCATGACACCTATGGGAGACCCTGGGTACCTGTCTGACAATCAGTCTGAGTACAGCTCCTCCTCCAACA GTGGGATGTTTAGTTTTGCAAATGTCAGCTCTCCAGAGTCTGGCAGCAGCGAATCAGAGCCTGAGTTTTCCTACCCTGTGATCTCAA AGATGAATGTTAAAACAGAGAACGGAGAGTCTCGACTGAAACGACCACGAGGGCGACCTCCTAAAGTCAGCAgagaccacaacagcagcttttATGACAatccaaagaaaaacaaacacg cacctCGTGGGACTCACCTGTGGGAGTTCATTAGAGACATCCTGATCCACCCTGAGAAGAATCAGGGCCTGATGAAATGGGAGGACCGGCGCGAGGGCATCTTTAAGTTCCTTAAATCTGAGGCTGTGGCTCAGATGTGGGgccagaaaaagaagaacagcagcatgaCGTATGAGAAACTCAGCCGTGCCATGAG GTATTACTATAAGAGGGAGATCCTGGAGCGAGTTGACGGTCGGAGGCTTGTGTACAAATTTGGGAAGAATTCCAGTGGCTGGAAGACAGAGGAGATTGGGATGGCCATGTGA
- the elf3 gene encoding ETS-related transcription factor Elf-3 isoform X2 — protein MSSTCLSSVLTRANLTMYQTGLPDVLPSQPNVLPSINTMQLSNPAYSSGLTGATSVSTVHSRQMYRQLNPHCWAAHHVLEWISDHVESTKFDATTLNLDLCVMDGPTLCQINRDQMIEVFGPQLGPHLHQSLQDHKTKYELQTLSGPELDETCQLLDHFWSNLNFPLLSTIVIGQGDEVSKRELDYQDDYDLTSLTMDAMTPMGDPGYLSDNQSEYSSSSNSGMFSFANVSSPESGSSESEPEFSYPVISKMNVKTENGESRLKRPRGRPPKVSRDHNSSFYDNPKKNKHAPRGTHLWEFIRDILIHPEKNQGLMKWEDRREGIFKFLKSEAVAQMWGQKKKNSSMTYEKLSRAMRYYYKREILERVDGRRLVYKFGKNSSGWKTEEIGMAM, from the exons ATGTCATCAACGTGCCTCAGCAGTGTCCTGACTCGTGCCAACCTCACCATGTATCAGACTGGCCTGCCGGATGTTCTGCCATCGCAGCCCAATGTGCTGCCCAGCATCAACACCATGCAGCTCAGCAACCCTGCATACAGCTCCGGTCTAACAG GGGCTACCAGTGTTTCGACAGTCCACAGTAGGCAAATGTACAGGCAGCTTAACCCTCACTGCTGGGCAGCCCACCATGTTCTGGAGTGGATCAGTGACCATGTGGAGAGCACCAAGTTTGATGCAACTACCCTGAATTTGGACTTGTGTGTCATGGATGGCCCCACACTCTGTCAGATAAACCGTGACCAGATGATAGAGGTCTTTGGCCCACAGCTTGGCCCACACCTCCACCAGAGCCTACAAGACCACAAGACCAAATATG AGCTGCAGACCCTTTCAGGACCAGAACTAGATGAAACCTGTCAGCTTCTGGACCACTTCTGGAGCAACCTAAATTTTCCCTTGCTCAGCACCATTGTAATTGGTCaag GTGATGAAGTCAGTAAGAGAGAGTTAGACTACCAGGATGATTATGATCTGACTAGTCTGACCATGGATGCCATGACACCTATGGGAGACCCTGGGTACCTGTCTGACAATCAGTCTGAGTACAGCTCCTCCTCCAACA GTGGGATGTTTAGTTTTGCAAATGTCAGCTCTCCAGAGTCTGGCAGCAGCGAATCAGAGCCTGAGTTTTCCTACCCTGTGATCTCAA AGATGAATGTTAAAACAGAGAACGGAGAGTCTCGACTGAAACGACCACGAGGGCGACCTCCTAAAGTCAGCAgagaccacaacagcagcttttATGACAatccaaagaaaaacaaacacg cacctCGTGGGACTCACCTGTGGGAGTTCATTAGAGACATCCTGATCCACCCTGAGAAGAATCAGGGCCTGATGAAATGGGAGGACCGGCGCGAGGGCATCTTTAAGTTCCTTAAATCTGAGGCTGTGGCTCAGATGTGGGgccagaaaaagaagaacagcagcatgaCGTATGAGAAACTCAGCCGTGCCATGAG GTATTACTATAAGAGGGAGATCCTGGAGCGAGTTGACGGTCGGAGGCTTGTGTACAAATTTGGGAAGAATTCCAGTGGCTGGAAGACAGAGGAGATTGGGATGGCCATGTGA